From a region of the Epinephelus fuscoguttatus linkage group LG21, E.fuscoguttatus.final_Chr_v1 genome:
- the LOC125882268 gene encoding uncharacterized protein LOC125882268 — protein sequence MVSNDTLSFNISAKDFPPTCRGVLSAVASLYDPLGFVAPFTLTGKCILQELCRRGIGWDDSLPENLCPRWEEWKNGLQRLKEVIIPRCYCPQDFGNISRVELHHFSDASNTGYGACSYLRYKNDNNEVHCSLVMAKARVAPTKVTSVPRLELSAAVTLVRMSVMLKNELEMKIDEEFFWTDSQVLLAYIDNEARRFHVFVANRVQLIRENTNPSQWHYVDTAQNPADHASRGFRVADISLTNWLAGGGNLKCSL from the coding sequence ATGGTCAGTAAtgacaccttgagctttaaTATCAGTGCCAAGGACTTTCCCCCAACTTGTCGTGGTGTCCTGTCAGCTGTTGCCTCTCTGTACGACCCACTTGGTTTTGTTGCCCCATTCACTCTAACTGGGAAGTGTATTCTACAAGAGTTGTGTCGCAGAGGCATTGGATGGGACGATTCACTTCCCGAAAACTTGTGTCCACGGTGGGAGGAGTGGAAGAATGGTCTTCAGAGACTGAAGGAAGTTATCATACCTAGATGCTACTGCCCTCAAGACTTTGGTAACATCAGCAGGGTGGAACTGCACCACTTTTCAGATGCCAGTAATACAGGATATGGAGCCTGCTCCTACCTAAGATATAAGAACGACAACAACGAAGTCCACTGCAGTCTTGTCATGGCTAAGGCAAGGGTCGCACCCACTAAGGTTACAAGTGTTCCAAGACTGGAACTCTCTGCAGCGGTCACATTGGTCAGGATGAGTGTGATGCTGAAGAATGAGCTTGAGATGAAAATTGATGAAGAATTTTTCTGGACTGACTCTCAGGTGCTGCTGGCGTACATCGACAATGAGGCTCGAAGgtttcatgtgtttgttgcaAATCGGGTTCAACTAATTAGAGAAAACACAAACCCCAGTCAGTGGCACTATGTTGACACAGCGCAGAATCCAGCCGACCACGCTTCCAGGGGCTTTCGGGTGGCAGACATCTCCTTAACCAACTGGTTGGCAGGAGGTGGCAACCTGAAGTGCTCTCTATAG